One Microbacter margulisiae genomic window carries:
- a CDS encoding adenosylcobalamin-dependent ribonucleoside-diphosphate reductase: MDTKIYTFDEAFQASLAYFQGDELAARVWINKYALKDSFGNIFESTPEDMHHRIASEIARIEQNYPNALTENQIFELLRNFRYIIPQGSPMTGIGNTYQVASLSNCFVIGIDGQSDSYGAIIKLDEEQVQLMKRRGGVGHDLSQIRPKGSPVKNSALTSTGIVPFMERYSNSTREVAQDGRRGALMLSVSIKHPDSQDFIDAKLEQGKVTGANVSVKIDDEFMQAAIEHKSYKQQFPIQSDQPQYVKEIDAEFLWKKIIHNAWQSAEPGVLFWDTIIRESIPDCYADLGFKTVSTNPCGEIPLCPYDSCRLLAVNLYSYVVNPFTKDAYFDFDLFAQHVMYAQRIMDDIIDLEMEKINQILHKIDSDPENEAIKLAERHLWEKIRDKTLLGRRTGVGTTAEGDMLAALGLIYGTDAANEFSEKVHKVTALSAYRSSVKLAQERGAFEIYNAKREKDNPFIIRIKDADPDLYAQMVKFGRRNIACLTIAPTGTTSMMSQTTSGIEPAFSCVYSRRRKVNPNDADVHVDFIDEVGDAWEEYIVFHHKFVTWMEANGYNPAKHYSKAELDEMISKSPYYKATSADVDWLKKVQMQGRIQKWVDHSISVTINLPADVSEELVGQLYVEAWKSGCKGCTVYREGSRSGVLVTASQEKIEEAQSEKDEKDQSCFCYNNVIERPKELPCDVVRFQNNKEKWIAFVGLVNGRPYEIFTGLADDDDGIVLPKQIVEGKIIKNKNEDGRSRYDFQFTNKRGYKTTIEGLSYKFDPEYWNYAKLISGVLRYGMPIDQVLKLVSGLQLNSESINTWKNGVERALKKYIPDGMTAEGKKCPSCGQETLIYQEGCLTCQSCGYSRCG, from the coding sequence ATGGACACAAAAATTTACACCTTTGACGAAGCCTTTCAAGCATCATTGGCTTATTTTCAGGGAGACGAACTTGCGGCCCGAGTTTGGATCAATAAGTATGCATTGAAAGATTCATTTGGAAATATCTTCGAGAGCACCCCCGAGGATATGCATCATCGGATTGCATCTGAAATTGCACGCATTGAACAAAACTATCCAAATGCTCTTACCGAAAATCAGATCTTCGAGTTATTACGCAATTTTCGTTACATTATTCCCCAGGGAAGCCCAATGACTGGTATTGGTAACACATATCAGGTTGCTTCGTTGTCAAACTGTTTTGTTATTGGTATTGATGGACAATCTGATTCATACGGCGCTATTATAAAACTGGATGAAGAACAGGTGCAATTAATGAAACGTCGTGGTGGAGTAGGGCATGATCTGTCGCAGATTAGACCGAAAGGCTCACCTGTCAAAAATTCGGCATTAACATCCACAGGAATTGTTCCTTTTATGGAACGTTATTCCAATTCGACCCGTGAAGTGGCACAAGATGGTAGGCGAGGTGCATTAATGTTAAGTGTTTCGATTAAGCATCCTGATTCTCAAGATTTCATTGATGCTAAATTAGAACAGGGTAAAGTTACAGGTGCCAATGTCTCGGTTAAGATAGACGATGAATTTATGCAGGCAGCTATTGAACACAAGAGCTACAAACAACAGTTTCCAATTCAATCAGATCAGCCTCAATACGTAAAAGAAATCGATGCAGAATTCTTATGGAAAAAAATCATCCACAATGCATGGCAATCGGCTGAACCGGGGGTATTGTTTTGGGATACCATTATCCGTGAATCTATTCCAGATTGTTATGCTGATTTAGGTTTCAAAACCGTCTCAACAAATCCATGTGGGGAAATTCCACTTTGCCCATATGATAGTTGCAGATTGTTAGCTGTTAATCTCTATTCATACGTTGTGAATCCTTTTACTAAAGATGCTTATTTTGATTTTGATCTTTTTGCCCAGCATGTAATGTATGCTCAACGAATTATGGATGACATTATTGATTTGGAGATGGAAAAAATCAATCAGATTCTACATAAGATTGATTCCGATCCTGAAAATGAAGCTATTAAGCTGGCAGAACGTCATTTATGGGAAAAGATCAGAGATAAAACCTTGTTAGGTCGCAGAACAGGGGTAGGAACTACAGCAGAAGGTGATATGCTGGCCGCATTGGGATTGATTTATGGCACAGATGCTGCAAATGAATTTTCCGAAAAAGTACATAAAGTAACCGCTTTGTCTGCTTATCGTTCTTCTGTAAAGCTTGCACAAGAACGAGGTGCTTTTGAAATATATAATGCCAAACGAGAAAAAGATAATCCGTTTATCATCCGAATTAAAGATGCTGATCCTGACCTATATGCTCAGATGGTAAAATTTGGGCGTCGAAATATTGCTTGCTTAACGATTGCTCCAACAGGTACAACTAGCATGATGTCGCAAACTACGTCGGGTATTGAACCTGCATTTTCATGTGTTTACAGTCGTCGTAGAAAAGTAAATCCGAATGATGCCGATGTACATGTTGATTTTATTGATGAAGTTGGAGACGCATGGGAAGAATACATTGTGTTTCACCATAAATTCGTCACTTGGATGGAAGCCAATGGCTATAATCCTGCCAAGCACTATTCTAAAGCAGAGTTGGATGAAATGATTAGTAAATCACCATATTATAAGGCAACTTCAGCGGATGTTGATTGGTTGAAGAAAGTTCAAATGCAGGGACGAATTCAGAAATGGGTTGACCATTCCATTAGCGTTACCATTAATTTGCCAGCGGATGTGTCGGAAGAACTAGTTGGGCAACTATATGTAGAAGCTTGGAAATCAGGATGTAAAGGATGCACGGTTTATCGCGAAGGTTCTCGGTCAGGCGTCTTGGTCACAGCAAGTCAGGAAAAAATTGAAGAAGCACAAAGTGAGAAAGACGAAAAAGATCAATCCTGCTTCTGTTATAATAACGTCATTGAGCGACCGAAAGAATTACCATGCGATGTGGTTCGTTTTCAAAATAACAAAGAAAAATGGATTGCTTTTGTAGGATTGGTTAACGGACGACCTTATGAAATCTTTACCGGATTAGCCGATGATGACGACGGAATTGTATTGCCGAAACAAATAGTGGAAGGTAAAATTATCAAAAACAAAAATGAGGACGGACGCAGCCGGTATGATTTTCAGTTTACTAACAAACGCGGATACAAAACTACCATTGAAGGGCTTTCATATAAATTTGATCCTGAATATTGGAATTATGCTAAACTTATTTCTGGAGTATTGCGTTATGGAATGCCTATAGATCAAGTACTTAAACTCGTTTCTGGATTACAGTTGAATAGCGAATCTATTAATACATGGAAAAATGGGGTAGAGCGTGCTTTGAAAAAATATATTCCAGACGGTATGACTGCTGAAGGAAAAAAATGCCCAAGTTGTGGCCAGGAAACCTTAATATATCAGGAAGGTTGTTTAACTTGCCAATCTTGTGGGTATTCACGCTGCGGATAA